One Triticum dicoccoides isolate Atlit2015 ecotype Zavitan chromosome 4B, WEW_v2.0, whole genome shotgun sequence genomic window carries:
- the LOC119293166 gene encoding histidine-containing phosphotransfer protein 2-like, translating into MAAAALRAQLNAHIAGMYTNGVVDQGTFDELWDEGTAAEVSHLFIYDASEIIEDIDLLMEEPEVDFDEVEALTQQLMRCTSSVGAQQVNLACMHFGNFYAIQYKQGCLMSLALVRNEFYIVRHQLEIMMQLEEQIAACGPDS; encoded by the exons ATGGCAGCCGCAGCACTGAGGGCGCAGCTGAACGCCCATATCGCTGGCATGTACACCAAC ggtgTGGTGGACCAGGGTACATTCGATGAGCTGTGGGACGAGGGCACCGCCGCCGAGGTCTCCCACCTCTTCATCTACGACGCCTCCGAGATCATCGAAGACATCGACCTCCTGAT GGAGGAGCCAGAAGTGGACTTTGACGAGGTGGAAGCCCTGACGCAGCAGCTCATGCGGTGCACCTCCAG TGTTGGTGCACAGCAAGTGAACCTCGCCTGCATGCACTTCGGCAATTTCTATGCCATACAATACAAACAAGG GTGTCTCATGTCATTGGCTCTTGTTAGGAATGAGTTCTATATTGTGCGACATCAGTTGGAGATCATGATGCAG CTCGAAGAGCAGATCGCGGCATGTGGTCCTGACTCCTAA